A part of Desulfobacter sp. genomic DNA contains:
- a CDS encoding nicotianamine synthase → MHDINFLHEHELAEHDFLGCCKDCRNSLAIIKPHIMGFAGRIEQYSHDMLTALPPDELYRLYQLLDDLAHMNAGPHLSGLILEEADIRQTLPLIRSYYTAFFSIHEARLAQELIHRKDPWAHLVNFPLYPRYEALVRNQIEAMHISSKSRFLFLGSGPVPMTLILMSRLYGIRSMGLDANPETVELSRKVVRHLGLQKDIEIIQGDESCLDSLNWDIILVAALAEPKTRIFNTLRNILDKRGPAAPVIFRTYTGMRAVLYKPVQPEEIRGFKIVKAVAPTGRVNNTTVFMQINT, encoded by the coding sequence ATGCATGATATCAATTTTCTACATGAACACGAACTGGCGGAGCATGATTTTCTGGGATGCTGCAAAGACTGCCGGAACAGCCTGGCCATCATCAAGCCCCATATCATGGGCTTTGCCGGCAGGATAGAACAATATTCCCATGACATGCTCACGGCGCTTCCGCCGGATGAACTCTACCGGCTCTACCAGCTTCTGGATGACCTGGCGCATATGAACGCCGGCCCCCACCTGTCGGGGCTCATTCTGGAAGAGGCGGATATCCGGCAGACCCTCCCCCTGATCCGGTCCTATTACACCGCCTTTTTCAGTATCCATGAAGCCCGGCTGGCCCAGGAACTGATTCATCGCAAAGACCCCTGGGCCCATCTGGTTAATTTCCCTTTGTATCCCCGCTATGAAGCCCTGGTGAGAAACCAGATAGAGGCCATGCACATTTCATCCAAAAGCCGGTTTCTTTTCCTGGGAAGCGGACCGGTGCCCATGACCCTGATTCTCATGAGCCGGCTCTACGGCATCCGCTCCATGGGGCTTGACGCCAATCCGGAAACCGTGGAATTGTCCAGAAAAGTGGTCCGCCATCTGGGACTGCAAAAGGATATTGAAATCATCCAGGGGGATGAGTCCTGCCTGGACAGTTTAAACTGGGATATCATACTGGTGGCGGCCCTGGCCGAACCCAAAACCAGGATTTTCAACACACTAAGGAACATTCTGGATAAGCGGGGGCCGGCGGCACCGGTGATCTTCCGGACCTATACCGGCATGAGGGCCGTTCTTTACAAACCGGTCCAGCCCGAGGAGATCCGGGGGTTTAAAATCGTGAAGGCCGTTGCCCCTACGGGACGGGTGAACAACACCACGGTATTCATGCAGATTAATACCTAG
- a CDS encoding methyltransferase — MADLELIKTEFMDIYASLSDISVASLLRGEQEELYPCFRQLDRMAAMDVDDREAESLRNDGELQPAMVHISRMKRANGLRMEINNAKSIIASPTPWEVIKGFVYYPNYLALARMEYEGGGLSAGDRVVFLGSGPLPLTLISLCTLYEIQGIGIEQCDEYASLSRQLISALGLADHIRIIKGNHFSLPLPEAANLIMVGADALPKEEIFSHLAARLADGDRLSYRIYEKGLRRLLDVQSDFRLPGGLREYRRIRPKPPVNNTSVFVVKAAGQVGKDR; from the coding sequence ATGGCAGACCTGGAGTTGATCAAAACAGAGTTCATGGACATCTATGCCTCCCTTTCCGATATTTCGGTGGCCTCGCTTCTCCGCGGAGAGCAGGAGGAATTATATCCCTGTTTCAGGCAACTGGACCGGATGGCGGCAATGGATGTGGATGACCGGGAGGCCGAGAGCCTCAGAAACGACGGTGAACTTCAGCCGGCCATGGTGCATATTTCACGGATGAAGCGGGCAAACGGGCTGCGTATGGAGATCAACAATGCAAAGTCCATCATTGCTTCCCCGACCCCCTGGGAGGTCATCAAAGGGTTCGTCTATTATCCCAACTACCTGGCGTTGGCACGGATGGAATATGAGGGCGGTGGCCTCTCTGCCGGAGACCGGGTGGTGTTTCTCGGCAGTGGCCCTCTGCCCCTGACACTGATCTCTCTGTGCACCCTGTACGAAATTCAGGGGATCGGCATAGAACAATGTGACGAATACGCAAGCCTTTCGCGGCAGTTAATTTCAGCGCTTGGGCTGGCGGACCATATCCGAATCATCAAGGGGAACCATTTTTCCCTGCCCCTGCCGGAGGCGGCCAACCTGATCATGGTCGGTGCAGACGCGCTGCCCAAAGAGGAGATTTTTTCACACCTTGCCGCCCGGCTGGCCGACGGGGACAGACTCTCCTACCGCATTTATGAAAAAGGACTCAGGCGCCTGCTGGATGTTCAGTCTGATTTCAGGCTGCCCGGGGGACTCAGGGAATACAGGCGTATCCGCCCGAAGCCGCCGGTGAACAATACATCGGTTTTTGTGGTGAAAGCCGCCGGGCAGGTCGGAAAGGACAGATGA
- a CDS encoding alanine racemase, whose protein sequence is MMMPENILRATAHIPTPFLLIEEKVLQANIRRIHSYARAQGYGVRPHVKTHKSLSIARMQKAAGAAGIAVAKAGEAERMAEKERCDITVAYPVLGSRCAERMAALAEIHTLRVAVDSEYLMTQLSEAALGRRTEIGIHIIFDAGLHRCGVADAGQVLALARHAENTPGLRYDGIQIYLGHLYGKAVDDPKSYEGINELWDPVYGALCNAGLRPKTVSSGSTPSLFNTHRLRHINEIRVGTAYLNDYFVLKFNHCRPADCAARIVATVVSDRVPGQVIIDAGSKGLSAKQLLRRESLEMGYVCEYPGARIFRLHEEHGWVDVSRCKHPPRLGQRISIIPVNVALCMNLFDSFYLLGSGGALQKERVDARGCSA, encoded by the coding sequence ATGATGATGCCGGAAAATATTCTCCGCGCCACCGCCCATATTCCCACCCCTTTTCTTCTCATTGAGGAAAAGGTCCTCCAGGCGAATATCCGGCGGATCCATTCCTATGCCCGTGCGCAGGGCTATGGGGTCCGGCCCCATGTTAAAACCCATAAATCCCTGTCCATTGCCCGGATGCAGAAGGCTGCCGGAGCCGCTGGTATTGCCGTTGCCAAAGCCGGGGAAGCCGAAAGGATGGCGGAAAAGGAAAGGTGCGACATCACCGTGGCCTACCCGGTTCTGGGGAGCCGGTGTGCGGAAAGGATGGCCGCGCTGGCTGAAATCCATACCCTGCGGGTGGCCGTTGATTCCGAGTATTTGATGACCCAATTGTCGGAGGCCGCCCTTGGCCGCCGCACCGAGATCGGTATCCATATTATTTTTGATGCCGGGCTCCACCGGTGCGGGGTTGCCGATGCGGGGCAGGTGCTGGCCCTGGCCCGCCATGCTGAAAACACCCCCGGGCTCCGATATGACGGCATCCAGATCTATCTGGGCCATCTGTACGGAAAGGCGGTTGACGATCCTAAAAGCTATGAAGGGATCAATGAATTATGGGACCCCGTGTATGGGGCCCTGTGCAATGCCGGCCTCCGGCCCAAGACTGTCTCCTCCGGTTCCACCCCCTCCCTTTTTAACACCCACAGGCTCCGCCATATCAATGAAATCCGGGTGGGGACGGCCTATTTGAACGACTATTTTGTGCTGAAATTCAACCATTGCCGGCCGGCGGACTGCGCCGCCCGCATTGTGGCCACGGTGGTTTCCGACAGGGTGCCGGGCCAGGTGATCATTGATGCGGGGTCAAAGGGGCTGTCCGCCAAACAATTGCTCCGCCGTGAATCCCTGGAAATGGGATATGTCTGCGAATATCCCGGGGCCCGGATATTCAGGCTGCACGAAGAACACGGCTGGGTGGATGTCAGCCGATGCAAACATCCCCCCCGCCTCGGGCAGCGGATCAGCATCATACCGGTCAATGTGGCCCTGTGCATGAATCTTTTTGATTCATTCTACCTGCTGGGCAGCGGCGGCGCCCTTCAAAAAGAACGGGTGGATGCCCGGGGCTGCTCTGCCTGA
- a CDS encoding class I SAM-dependent methyltransferase produces MEAGYMDRLKEKIERYWNWRSTSYGLDHDKSLETAQDWEATLQDLVAGFKTASPRALDVGTGPGQFAFYLARAGFDVTGIDLSPNMIETAKEKGQELGLSVDFRTGDAEALPFEANTFDVVVSRNLVWTLPSPETAIQEWHRVLKPGGRIIISDGFWKNMTWQDIHRIALKTAKGILKKSCLTSLRFFYHYAGMIHSLPLYEGVPHKRMGKLMQQAGFKGVLFCNIRDCFRINPYGMDRTSSPPFFIVYGDK; encoded by the coding sequence ATGGAGGCCGGCTATATGGACAGACTCAAAGAAAAAATCGAACGCTACTGGAACTGGAGAAGCACCAGCTACGGACTGGACCATGACAAATCCCTTGAAACGGCCCAGGACTGGGAAGCCACCCTCCAGGACCTGGTTGCCGGGTTCAAGACGGCCTCCCCCCGTGCCCTGGATGTGGGGACGGGGCCGGGACAGTTCGCCTTTTACCTGGCCCGGGCCGGCTTTGATGTCACCGGCATTGACCTTTCCCCCAATATGATAGAAACGGCAAAAGAAAAGGGGCAGGAACTGGGGCTTTCCGTTGACTTCAGGACCGGGGACGCCGAGGCCCTGCCCTTTGAAGCCAATACCTTTGATGTGGTGGTATCCAGAAATCTGGTATGGACCCTTCCCTCTCCCGAAACCGCCATTCAGGAATGGCACAGGGTGCTGAAGCCGGGGGGGCGGATCATTATTTCAGACGGGTTCTGGAAAAACATGACCTGGCAGGATATCCACCGTATTGCCCTTAAGACGGCAAAGGGGATTTTGAAAAAATCCTGTTTGACCTCCCTCCGTTTTTTTTACCATTATGCCGGAATGATCCATTCCCTTCCCCTCTATGAAGGGGTCCCCCATAAACGAATGGGGAAGCTGATGCAGCAGGCCGGATTCAAAGGGGTGCTTTTCTGTAATATCCGGGATTGTTTCAGGATTAATCCATATGGCATGGACAGAACCTCTTCCCCGCCCTTTTTTATTGTATACGGCGACAAGTAG
- a CDS encoding ArsA family ATPase, giving the protein MNLNPKKKDSKKTGPKTLFFLGKGGTGKSTASALTALELAAKGSKVLLASFDDAHNLSDIFQAEFSHRPARVADNLEVLQVDRDREIKRYLDQTTKKVKQSYNYLTAFNLHNYFDVLKFSPGMEAHALATAFTDLKKKHRGLDYLIIDMPPTALSMHFFNLPALSLLWIEQLEKLRNEINERKEIISRIKVGNKEIQRDKVLARIKALKTDHLDLKAFFGDPERALFIAVHNGEPLSRAETQRIISQLEAMGIGITGLILNHRSPSRPRGELPAEMAAVNSMELPYSADPLIGMDTLNHYAKKEKINLAPLLS; this is encoded by the coding sequence ATGAACCTGAATCCTAAAAAGAAAGATTCCAAAAAGACAGGCCCCAAAACCCTATTTTTCCTGGGCAAGGGCGGCACGGGCAAGTCCACAGCCTCTGCCCTCACAGCCCTGGAACTGGCCGCCAAGGGCAGCAAGGTGCTCCTGGCCTCCTTTGACGACGCCCACAACCTTTCGGACATCTTCCAGGCGGAGTTTTCCCACCGCCCCGCCCGGGTGGCCGATAACCTGGAGGTCCTCCAGGTGGACCGGGACCGGGAAATCAAACGCTACCTGGACCAGACCACCAAGAAGGTCAAACAGAGCTACAACTACCTCACGGCCTTTAACCTGCACAATTATTTCGATGTCCTGAAATTCTCCCCGGGCATGGAAGCCCATGCCCTGGCCACCGCCTTCACAGACCTGAAGAAAAAGCACCGGGGTCTGGATTACCTCATCATCGACATGCCGCCCACGGCTCTGTCCATGCACTTTTTCAACCTGCCCGCCCTCTCCCTGCTCTGGATTGAGCAATTGGAAAAGCTGAGAAACGAAATCAACGAAAGAAAAGAAATCATCTCACGAATAAAGGTGGGTAATAAGGAAATCCAGCGGGACAAGGTGCTGGCCAGAATCAAGGCCCTGAAAACCGACCACCTGGACCTCAAGGCATTTTTCGGGGATCCGGAAAGGGCACTGTTCATCGCCGTACACAATGGTGAGCCCCTCTCCCGGGCCGAAACCCAGCGGATCATCTCCCAGCTGGAGGCCATGGGCATCGGGATCACCGGCCTCATCCTCAACCACAGAAGCCCCTCCCGGCCCCGGGGCGAACTGCCTGCTGAGATGGCCGCCGTCAACAGCATGGAACTGCCATATTCCGCCGATCCCCTCATCGGCATGGACACCCTGAACCATTATGCCAAAAAAGAAAAAATCAACCTGGCCCCGCTATTATCCTGA
- a CDS encoding carbon starvation protein A has translation MNALLMMVLAFAGYLLMYNLYGKFIGQKIFKLSKEAIAPSVELEDGIDYVPTKKEVIFGHHFTSIAGTGPIVGPAVAIIWGWVPALIWVFFGSIFMGAVHDFGALIISMRNQGKSIADYTAKYVNNRTRFFFFLIVFLELWIVIAIFGLVIAVVFAMYPASVFPVWCEIPIAVYLGHLIYKKGKSVMTWSIIAVVVMYITVFLGVVMPIKMPAIAGIPATGVWTILLVTYAFIASTLPVTTLLQPRDFINSHQLLIAMTLLVLGVILSAFGGNLEVVAPAIQTTPAKAPPMWPFLFITIACGAISGFHSLVSSGTSAKQVRYETDSLFVGYGSMLMEGALATLVIVAVSAGIGMGYVTKSGETLTGVAAWTTHYSSWAAAAGLGSKVGAFVNGAANMIASIGLPNSVAVVIMGVFVASFAGTTLDTATRLQRYIVAELFTAVRMPFLTGKYTATLIAVGTALALAFATGAGGKGALKLWPLFGAVNQTLAGLALIIIAVYLKTKGGLKWLIAGIPAGLMMVMTIWALVMNQTKFGASHNMLLQSVNGLILVLAIWIFAEGAIKLMGSDKQPGATQTNP, from the coding sequence ATGAATGCATTGCTGATGATGGTGCTGGCCTTTGCCGGGTATCTGTTAATGTACAATCTGTACGGAAAATTTATCGGACAGAAAATTTTCAAATTGTCCAAGGAGGCCATCGCCCCTTCCGTTGAGCTGGAAGACGGCATAGACTATGTGCCCACTAAAAAAGAGGTGATCTTCGGCCACCATTTTACATCCATTGCCGGCACCGGCCCCATCGTCGGCCCGGCCGTGGCCATTATCTGGGGATGGGTTCCCGCCCTGATCTGGGTCTTTTTCGGCTCCATCTTCATGGGCGCGGTCCACGACTTCGGGGCCCTGATCATCTCCATGCGGAACCAGGGCAAATCCATCGCCGACTATACCGCCAAATACGTGAACAACCGGACCCGGTTTTTCTTTTTCCTCATCGTATTTTTAGAACTCTGGATCGTCATCGCCATTTTCGGCCTGGTCATCGCCGTAGTCTTTGCCATGTACCCGGCATCGGTATTCCCCGTGTGGTGTGAAATCCCCATTGCCGTATACCTGGGCCACCTTATCTACAAAAAGGGTAAAAGCGTGATGACCTGGTCCATCATTGCCGTGGTCGTCATGTACATCACCGTATTCCTGGGCGTGGTCATGCCCATTAAAATGCCGGCCATCGCCGGCATTCCGGCCACCGGTGTCTGGACCATCCTCCTGGTGACCTATGCATTCATCGCATCCACCCTGCCCGTCACCACCTTGCTGCAGCCCCGGGATTTTATCAACTCCCACCAGCTGCTCATCGCCATGACCCTGCTGGTTCTGGGCGTGATCCTTTCCGCCTTCGGCGGCAACCTGGAGGTGGTGGCCCCGGCCATCCAGACCACCCCGGCCAAAGCCCCCCCCATGTGGCCCTTCCTCTTTATCACCATTGCCTGCGGCGCCATCTCCGGTTTCCACTCCCTGGTATCCTCGGGGACCTCGGCCAAGCAGGTGAGATATGAAACCGATTCCCTGTTCGTGGGCTATGGGTCCATGCTCATGGAAGGCGCCCTGGCCACCCTGGTTATCGTTGCCGTCTCCGCCGGTATCGGCATGGGCTATGTGACCAAATCCGGTGAAACCCTCACTGGCGTGGCCGCCTGGACCACCCATTACTCTTCCTGGGCTGCGGCAGCAGGCCTGGGCTCCAAGGTCGGCGCCTTTGTCAACGGCGCCGCCAACATGATCGCCTCCATCGGCCTGCCCAACAGCGTGGCCGTGGTCATCATGGGCGTATTTGTGGCCTCCTTTGCCGGCACCACCCTGGATACGGCCACCCGTCTCCAGCGGTATATTGTTGCAGAGCTGTTCACCGCCGTAAGAATGCCCTTCCTCACCGGCAAATACACCGCCACCCTCATTGCAGTGGGTACGGCCCTGGCCCTGGCATTTGCCACCGGCGCCGGCGGCAAGGGCGCGCTTAAGCTCTGGCCCCTGTTCGGTGCGGTCAACCAGACCCTGGCCGGCCTGGCACTGATCATCATTGCCGTCTACCTGAAAACCAAGGGCGGCCTCAAGTGGCTCATCGCCGGCATCCCGGCGGGCCTGATGATGGTGATGACCATCTGGGCTCTGGTCATGAACCAGACCAAATTCGGCGCCAGCCACAATATGCTCCTGCAGTCCGTCAACGGCCTGATCCTGGTGCTTGCCATCTGGATCTTTGCCGAAGGCGCCATCAAACTGATGGGTTCCGACAAACAGCCCGGCGCCACCCAGACCAACCCCTAA
- a CDS encoding YkgJ family cysteine cluster protein gives MDDTSIIDELFKNYNALIARIDAHTAAIQANWDGQIACKKGCDDCCRFLSLFPVEAFALSRAFCALAPPDREKVVDQARAGEEKCPLLVDHACMVYQARPVICRTHGLPIYMEKGGKVQVDFCPENFKGLTELPKEALLDIDQLNTLLAAVNGHFLENLDADLPDRIPVSEALELWQALETD, from the coding sequence ATGGACGATACCAGCATAATTGACGAACTATTCAAGAACTACAACGCCCTCATTGCCAGGATTGATGCCCACACTGCCGCCATCCAGGCCAACTGGGACGGGCAGATTGCCTGCAAAAAAGGATGCGACGACTGCTGCCGGTTCCTGAGCCTTTTTCCAGTGGAGGCCTTTGCCCTGTCCAGGGCCTTTTGCGCCCTGGCGCCGCCGGACCGAGAAAAGGTGGTTGACCAGGCCCGGGCAGGTGAAGAGAAATGCCCCCTCCTGGTGGACCATGCCTGCATGGTGTACCAGGCCCGGCCCGTGATCTGCAGGACCCACGGCCTGCCCATCTACATGGAAAAGGGCGGTAAGGTCCAGGTGGATTTCTGCCCCGAAAATTTCAAGGGCTTGACGGAACTGCCCAAAGAGGCCCTGCTGGACATCGACCAGCTCAACACCCTGCTGGCCGCTGTAAACGGCCATTTCCTGGAAAACCTGGATGCGGACCTGCCGGACCGGATCCCGGTCTCCGAGGCACTGGAACTCTGGCAGGCCCTGGAAACAGACTAG
- the mce gene encoding methylmalonyl-CoA epimerase has product MKILKIDHLGIAVSSIDEKKNFWTDALGLSFEGTETVEAQKVTTAFLPVGESEVELLESTSDDGPVAKYIEKKGEGIQHVAFRVENIEEALAELKEKGIQLIDQVPRKGAGGAKIAFLHPKATSGVLVELCER; this is encoded by the coding sequence ATGAAAATTTTAAAAATTGACCACCTCGGTATTGCAGTTTCCAGTATTGATGAAAAAAAGAATTTTTGGACCGACGCCTTGGGGCTTTCCTTTGAGGGAACGGAAACCGTTGAGGCCCAGAAAGTGACCACCGCATTTCTTCCAGTGGGCGAAAGTGAAGTAGAACTCCTGGAATCGACCTCCGATGACGGCCCCGTAGCCAAGTACATTGAGAAAAAAGGTGAAGGCATCCAGCATGTGGCCTTCCGGGTCGAAAATATTGAAGAGGCCCTGGCTGAACTGAAGGAAAAAGGGATTCAACTCATCGACCAGGTGCCCCGCAAAGGGGCCGGCGGTGCCAAGATCGCATTCCTGCATCCCAAAGCCACCTCGGGTGTGCTGGTGGAACTGTGCGAAAGATAA
- the scpA gene encoding methylmalonyl-CoA mutase — protein sequence MSQSSDIQKWEELAEKQLRGKPLEALTQTTPEGIAVKPLYTAQDLEKVEFKDSLPGFNPYVRGPMATMYAGRPWTIRQYAGFSTAKESNAFYRKNLAAGQKGLSVAFDLATHRGYDSDHPRVAGDVGKAGVAIDSVEDMKILFDQIPLDKMSVSMTMNGAVLPILAGYIVAAEEQGVSHDQLMGTIQNDILKEYLTRNTYIYPPGPSMRIISDIMGFCSQNMPRFNTISISGYHIMEAGADPVLQCAFTLADGLEYVRAALATGMDIDQFAPRLSFFFGIGMDFFMYIAMLRAARFLWAELMDQFNPKNPKSSMLRTHCQTSGWSLTQQDPYNNVIRTTLECLSAVLGGTQSLHTNSFDEAVGLPTELSARISRNTQILVQEETRICDVIDPLGGSYYVESITQNIVDEVRKILNEIEDLGGMAKAIESGMPKMRIEEAAARRQARIDKGDDVIVGVNKYQIEDEEPIPVREVSEEVRNEQVARLEEIKKTRDNAAVEKALADITAACESGDNLLAACLPAVRARATVGEISDAMEKVFSRFVATTQCISGVYAENADPEILESLRKRTKDFEEKTGRRPRILLSKMGQDGHDRGVKVIATAYADFGFDVDLGPMFQTPEEAAKMAVENDVHVVGVSSLAAGHKTLVPQVIEALKKEGAEDIKVVVGGIIPPNDYDFLRDAGASDIFGPGTVVTESANRTLNAIGA from the coding sequence ATGTCTCAATCGTCTGATATCCAAAAATGGGAAGAACTGGCCGAAAAACAGCTTCGGGGCAAGCCCCTGGAAGCCCTGACCCAAACCACCCCCGAGGGCATTGCCGTCAAGCCGCTCTATACCGCCCAGGACCTTGAAAAGGTAGAATTTAAAGACAGCCTCCCGGGGTTCAATCCCTATGTCAGGGGGCCCATGGCCACCATGTATGCCGGCCGCCCCTGGACCATCCGTCAGTATGCCGGTTTTTCCACCGCCAAGGAGTCCAACGCTTTCTATAGAAAAAATCTTGCCGCCGGCCAGAAGGGCCTTTCCGTGGCCTTTGACCTGGCCACCCACCGGGGTTACGATTCCGATCACCCCAGGGTGGCCGGCGACGTGGGCAAGGCCGGGGTGGCCATCGACTCCGTGGAAGACATGAAAATCCTCTTTGACCAGATCCCCCTGGACAAGATGTCCGTGTCCATGACCATGAACGGGGCCGTGCTGCCCATCCTGGCCGGCTACATCGTGGCCGCCGAAGAGCAGGGCGTCTCCCACGACCAGCTCATGGGCACCATCCAGAACGATATCCTCAAGGAATACCTGACCCGGAATACTTACATCTATCCGCCCGGACCCTCCATGAGGATTATCTCGGATATCATGGGGTTCTGTTCCCAGAACATGCCGCGTTTCAACACCATCTCCATTTCCGGCTACCACATCATGGAAGCCGGGGCCGATCCCGTGCTCCAGTGCGCATTCACCCTGGCCGACGGCCTGGAATATGTCCGTGCAGCCCTGGCCACGGGAATGGATATCGACCAGTTTGCCCCCAGGCTCTCCTTCTTCTTCGGCATCGGCATGGACTTTTTCATGTACATTGCCATGCTGCGGGCGGCACGGTTCCTCTGGGCGGAACTCATGGACCAGTTTAACCCCAAGAATCCCAAATCCAGCATGCTGCGGACCCATTGCCAGACCTCGGGCTGGAGCCTGACCCAGCAGGATCCCTATAATAACGTTATCCGGACCACCCTGGAATGCCTCTCCGCCGTTCTGGGCGGCACCCAGAGCCTGCATACCAATTCCTTTGACGAGGCCGTGGGCCTGCCCACGGAGCTTTCCGCAAGAATTTCCAGAAACACCCAGATCCTGGTCCAGGAAGAGACACGGATCTGTGATGTCATCGATCCCCTGGGCGGCTCCTATTATGTGGAATCCATCACCCAGAATATTGTGGACGAGGTCCGGAAGATCCTCAATGAGATCGAAGATCTCGGCGGCATGGCCAAGGCCATTGAATCGGGCATGCCCAAGATGCGCATCGAGGAGGCTGCCGCCCGCCGCCAGGCCCGTATCGACAAGGGCGACGACGTGATTGTTGGCGTGAATAAGTACCAGATCGAAGATGAAGAGCCCATTCCGGTCCGGGAAGTCTCCGAAGAGGTGAGAAACGAACAGGTGGCCCGGCTGGAAGAGATTAAAAAGACCCGGGACAATGCCGCCGTTGAAAAGGCTTTGGCCGACATCACAGCGGCCTGCGAAAGCGGCGACAACCTTCTGGCCGCCTGCCTGCCCGCGGTCCGTGCCCGGGCCACCGTGGGCGAAATTTCCGATGCCATGGAAAAGGTGTTCTCCCGGTTTGTGGCCACCACCCAGTGCATCTCCGGGGTATATGCGGAAAACGCCGACCCGGAAATCCTGGAGTCCCTGCGCAAGCGGACCAAGGATTTCGAAGAAAAGACCGGGCGCCGTCCCCGTATCCTGCTCTCCAAGATGGGACAGGACGGCCATGACCGCGGCGTAAAGGTCATTGCCACGGCCTATGCCGATTTCGGCTTTGACGTGGACCTGGGTCCCATGTTCCAGACCCCGGAGGAAGCCGCCAAGATGGCCGTTGAAAACGATGTCCATGTGGTGGGCGTCTCCAGTCTGGCCGCCGGGCACAAGACCCTGGTGCCCCAGGTGATTGAGGCCCTGAAAAAGGAAGGGGCCGAGGACATCAAGGTTGTGGTGGGCGGCATTATTCCGCCCAACGATTATGATTTCCTGAGGGATGCCGGGGCATCTGACATTTTCGGACCCGGCACCGTGGTCACCGAATCCGCCAACAGAACCCTGAACGCCATCGGGGCCTGA
- the meaB gene encoding methylmalonyl Co-A mutase-associated GTPase MeaB, which produces MSPLDPDALIKGVEAGNRRMLAKAMTLIESRLPAHQALANRIMEAILPRTGNSVRLGITGVPGVGKSTFIENLGVALADEGHRVAVLAVDPTSRRSGGSILGDKTRMEQLSAHENAFIRPSPAGSTLGGVAARTREIMLVCEAAGFDVILVETVGVGQSETAVAAMVDFFLVLAIAGAGDELQGIKKGVLELADAIAINKADGDNLDRVKRTRQDLEVAMHLVAPDTPTWHTPVLTCSSVTDGGTRAVWETVLDHRKKFQSTGEFDQRRQSQSLEWMWTLVEEGLKRRFRENEKIKAEIPLVSSRVEKAQISPTAAAGALLALL; this is translated from the coding sequence ATGTCTCCACTGGATCCGGATGCACTGATAAAGGGGGTTGAGGCCGGCAACCGGCGGATGCTGGCCAAGGCCATGACCCTCATTGAAAGCCGGCTGCCGGCCCACCAGGCCCTTGCCAACCGGATCATGGAAGCCATCCTGCCCAGGACAGGAAATTCGGTGCGATTGGGCATTACAGGAGTGCCCGGTGTGGGCAAGTCCACCTTCATCGAAAATCTGGGGGTGGCCCTGGCCGATGAAGGGCACCGGGTGGCTGTGCTGGCAGTGGACCCCACCTCCCGGCGTTCCGGGGGCTCCATCCTGGGCGACAAGACACGGATGGAGCAGCTCTCCGCCCATGAAAACGCTTTTATCCGTCCCTCTCCGGCCGGTTCAACCCTGGGGGGCGTGGCCGCCCGTACCCGTGAAATCATGCTGGTCTGCGAGGCGGCCGGGTTCGATGTCATCCTGGTGGAAACCGTTGGGGTGGGCCAGTCCGAGACCGCCGTGGCCGCCATGGTGGATTTTTTCCTGGTCCTGGCCATTGCCGGTGCCGGGGATGAACTCCAGGGCATTAAAAAAGGGGTGCTGGAACTGGCCGATGCCATTGCCATCAACAAGGCCGACGGGGATAACCTGGACCGGGTAAAACGGACCCGCCAGGACCTGGAAGTGGCCATGCACCTGGTGGCCCCGGATACTCCCACCTGGCACACCCCGGTGCTGACCTGCTCTTCGGTGACCGATGGCGGAACCCGGGCGGTATGGGAGACCGTACTGGACCACCGTAAGAAATTTCAGTCCACCGGAGAGTTTGACCAGCGCAGGCAAAGCCAGTCCCTGGAGTGGATGTGGACCCTGGTGGAAGAGGGGCTGAAACGCAGGTTCAGGGAGAATGAAAAAATAAAGGCTGAGATTCCTCTGGTTTCCAGCCGGGTTGAAAAGGCTCAGATATCGCCCACGGCGGCTGCCGGGGCGCTTCTGGCATTATTATAG